The sequence below is a genomic window from Eleginops maclovinus isolate JMC-PN-2008 ecotype Puerto Natales chromosome 20, JC_Emac_rtc_rv5, whole genome shotgun sequence.
TCTTCCATTGATGGGAAGTTGGCATCAGAATTTGCAGTCCCCTGCCATGTTGATGAGGTTAAAGAGAAGATGACCGCTTTTGCCAGTCATCATGCTGCAGCGGGTCGCAGAGTGGTTCTCATCACATCAGGAGGCACCAAAGTTCCCCTAGAATCCCGCACCGTCCGCTTCCTGGATAACTTCAGCAGCGGAAGGCGAGGAGCCTCTTCAGCAGAGTATTTCATGGACTCAGGCTACGCAGTCATCTTCCTGCACAGGCATCGCTCCCTCTACCCCTACGCTCGAATGTTTTCTACCATAAACATGCTGGATGCCCTAAAGttcagaggagaagaagaagcatcCTCTGGAGAAGTGGTGGTTAACCAGCAGGTGCTTCCCAACATCGCCAAAGCTCTGAAGAGATACCAGGAAGTGAAGGAAAGCAAACTCATTCTGCCAATCGAGTTCAGCACTCTGTCAGAGTATCTGCATCTACtcaaagcagcagcacaggcactCAGCACTATAGGTACAGATTAACAATTTACCTCAGGTTGAATTTGTGGCTTTTGTTAAGCTTATTGCTCATAACTCCCTATTCTGCACATAGGATCAATGGCCATGTTTTACTTGGCTGCAGCTGTGTCCGATTTCTACATCCCAGCATCTGAGATGCCTGAACACAAAATCCAGTCTTCTAATGGACCTCTTCAAGTGggtgaaaacacatttattttaaatgacactCAAGGGGTAGCAATGTCTGCTTGTGAATTAAGCTCCAATCTTCTCTGTGAGCTGCCAGCATGGCTGTAGACTACACGGAGACTTCACCCACAAAGTGACCATTTGTTTATCAAATACTCTCTCTGTAGCATTCTTCAATAATAACCCCCCAAAGTAATTGTCTGAAGTAAATAGAATGGCATTTATCAACAAGCGTGAAGGTGTTTTTGgaagtgttttaaataatacatttataaagtaGTGAGTATAAGACTAGATAAATGATTTGGATTACATTGCAAGACTTGAGTTTAACAGatgttttaatatagtttaGCTCTTGATAAACACTGATTTACATTCATCCATCCAgatttttactccttttttgATTgtgagaaaaacactttttatcaAGAATACATGATAGCACAAGGTTAGACAGAGATGAACAAATTATCTTTTTGAGTTTGAAGTATTACTTTACCTGGTTGTTGATGACAATATACTTTTTCTTTGTCCCCATCAGCTCAGCTTGAACATGGTACCCAAAATACTGTCCCCGCTGGTGAAGGACTGGGCCCCTCAGGcttttgtcatttcttttaaGCTGGAGACAGATGCATCCATCCTGTTGGACAAGGCTCGCCGGGCTCTTGACACCTACAGGCATCAGGCGGTAGTGGCCAATGTGCTGGACTCTAGACGGGGCTATGTGGTGGTGGTGACCCCCGAGACTCAGGCTGAGCTGATCCTCTCAGAGGAGGATGCCAAGAATGAGGTGGAGATAGAGGAGAGGATAGTGAGCAACCTGACCTCAGCGCACGACAAGTTTATAACTCAACTAGGGGGCTGACAGAAATCATCCATACTGCACGCCCGAGTCATGATGCAGCTATAAGTTGTTGTGCGCTGACCCGTTTGTTGAGCTCTGCTTGAATACATCATACTTATAAAGCTGTATGGTGGCATAACCTTAGTAATAACCATAAACACATCATGACCTTCTAATATACTGTAAGAAAATGGTCATCCAAGCTTTGAATGCTGTTTCTGTACAAAAGACAAGTTATTGAAACTTTATTAAACGTTTATTGACAAGAACAAAGTCATGTTATTGTCTTTTCTACAACAAGGACTGACGGTTGAATAATTCGGTGACATGCTTTACTACAAATCTATAATAAAAATCTACAAGTTCAATCCATTGGTATTTTTTCAACCCCTTTGCTCCACTTATTGGACTCTTGTTTGGTTACTTAAGTTTGACGCTCTTCTTGACACCAGCACGAATACCAGACCGCTCTCCGCTGTATCTCGTCTCCTCGCGACGAACGTCTCGCACCTGGGGAAATTGAATAACCTTGTCAAATGCTGAACTTGTTTTACAACATCTAATCTGGATTCAAACTCATGAGCCTGCCATCCTCAGAAGCTTTATGATACACTGAAACAGTGTAACAAAAATGGTCTCATCAATATGTGGAATACAAACCTGGCCCTTTCTGCGGATCTTGGCCCGTCTGAACTTCTCTCTGTGCTTGACTCTGGGGTTACGGTcaatcttcttcctctttggtGTGAGTCCCTTGTTCTTGGCCATCTGTGAAATTGGAAGAGTTACATAATTAGAATAACTGTACAGAAATGACAACAATTTAAGTGGCAACAGACAACTTCAACCCCGTAGCATTCAAAAAATGGTACCAATGGTGGTTGGCTCCACTGTCGCAAGACAACCATAATCCCTTTCCATCAGAAAATACATTGCACAGGACACACTGCGTAAGAAAGAGCGGCTATTTACTATTTTATAGCCTTTAAATTACGCAAACTAATTTCATATTGTTAAATTAAAGGACCTcaaaattaaatgcattaagGGAACATGGTGTAAGGGGTACCATATATTGAAAAGAAACACTTTCTTATAAGCAACTGTACTTGTAACCTCCCTATACCAAAGATCTACCTTCTTTAGTTTTTCTTCAAAAACCGGGACTTGAATAGTCTACATAGAGACATGTGCTGCTTTAACATGCAAATTAAATACGGTTTGTGTTCTGTTATATCTGtaatattattagtattaaCTCTTCTGGGTGTGAGTGTcatgtgtgtcatgtgtgtatgtgtgtgtatgtgtgtgtgtgcacgagtGGTTTTAACACTGTACCTGGTAAGTAATGCCTCTCTTAGCATCTGGATCTTCCTCCACATTTCCATTGTCTTCCAACCTGGAACAAATTCACATTGATCAGATACCGATTTGAACTTGTCCCAACAGCCATTTTAAAAAGACTCAAATCAAACATACTTTTCCGTTTCTGGGTCATCGACCTTTCTCTTCAATTTTGAACGCTCCTCCACATCTCTGTAGAAACGCAGAGCCGCTTCCTCGTCcagatcagagtcagagtccTCCACCTCAGGCATAGTCTCTTCAGAATCCTGCAAACAACGTGTACTCATTACCATTCAAGAGTCATACAAGATATCAACTGAGCAAAATCGAGGTTGCCCTTCGGGTTATGCAATAGCGTTAATAAAAGGACACAAAAATCTCACCTTTTCATTCTTATTGGAGACTTTGGCCTTCTTGCCCTGTGGAGGTCTGCTGGAATGATCTTTCTCCTCACCAGCTAGCAGCTGGCGAAACTGCGGTGCAAGCCGAGCATCCACTGAACTAAGTTCATTGATGAGCTGCAGGAAGAAGAGTTAAACAGAGGGTTTTAACTAAAGTGATATCCTAGTCCAAATAGTGATATCTGCCATTTtcaaatgatgatgatgtacGGTGCTGTTCCACAGGTGTCCCTGTGTGCACTCACATTTCTGTAGGTGAGCAGTCTTTCAATCACGGGATGGTTATGAGCAGGGATTCGCTTTGCTTTCAGCACCATGTAGAAACTGATGTTCGTGCAGTAACTGCGACAAAAGAATCATTGGccattaattaaaaaacattgacttgtttgtttctatatttgtttcattggtcttgttgttttgatattgttattgtttattgtttttatattgtttttgtgttttgtgctacgtatttttatccatgtgcagcactttgtttcagctgcggctgtttttaaagggctttataaatagttgatttgattttgatctAACAATGAGTAACAGAAATTGATTCACAACTTACTTGAGATACAGCTGCTGTTTTGTCTTGAGGTACTCTGCACCCTTTGGAAACATGACAAAGAATGGCTCAGATTTCTAAAGGTTCATTGCCCGATGCGTTTCCTGGCACTCCTTAAGACGTAGGACCATTACAAGCTTACAACACAGCCACCAAACATCATATTTCACCCTTTATTAATAGAACAGCAGCCTTTTCATCTAATGATGAATCCAATAACAGCAAAGATGATTTGTATGTGGATTCTCATACAGCCCCATGTTAAGCAGGTTAAATAATGACTGTGATGTTcatttagctttgattatgAAAAGACTAATGATGGTATGTTGTGCAAAATAATTCTGCAATGAAGCTGCTGCTCTAAGACCGACAGTGGGTAATCACAATGTTCCACCTTTTCACATTGTTTTCCCATTTTCATTTGGTACAAAAATATTTATCATATTCTTTAAAATTCAGCAAAGCAGCAAATCCACAACTAGAAATGAAGCTAAACGTGCTCACCTTTCCTGGTGGGATCTTTCCATCTTTGACCATCTGTACAAGAGGCTGCAGCTCGTCTTTCAGTTCAttaagctgcacacacacaacataattcacatcaacaacatgttGTATTGTGGTAACtatgcaaatatattttggCTTATTAAAGCTGAGTTTTTTTTACACGTTTGTTTTGGTTAATTGCCTGTGTTTTACCTTTGCTTTGAAATCCTGAATAAGTTCAAGCAGCTCAGGCGACTCCTTTTTCAAaagtttcattttctctttctgggACATTTGCTTCAGATCTTTGACAATCCTTTCCTGTTTTTCCACAGTCTTGTTTTCATCCTTCTCCTCCACAGCAAATCCCTTCAATTAGAcgaataaaacaatgaaaattattttaaaaacccaCTTTATATCATTAGATTTTGATTTATCTGCAGATGTTCTGAAGAGAATAACTAAATACCTGGAAAAAGTTTAAATCATAATCCTCCTCGCTCAGATTTGCAGCTAAACGTTTTTGGATATTTttagcttcttcttcttcctcttgttcCTCGGCTTCCAGCTCATCTTGCTTTTTCCCCTCTgtaataacacaaatacatttttgcatcAGTGAATATTAGCCATTCAGAAAACCAAACCATCAGAATTCGCCAGATAATATTGGTGGAGATAAAAGATGCTTACTGGTGGCCCCGTAGTCAGAGTCATAGAACATCTTCTTCTTGGCGCCCCACGCCATTTCATTAGGAAGCTCTGAGGAAGACGACAAAGTTGCAGTTAAATAGCCTTGTTTGAAAGTAAGCTAAAATCCTTCGCAAAAAAATTAGATTTGATGTTTAccatcttcttttttctcctctagATCACTCTCCATGTCtgtcccctcctcttcctcttctccctcctcatcATCTGACTCCGAATCATCCAGGGCCATCACTTCCTCCTGTGAAATTCAGATGATCTTGAATTTGTTcttgatttacatttatttaatgaagaTAAATCCAAGCAAACACACAAGCCATCACCTCATCATCCAGTTCCTCCTGATCGCTCTCCATTTGAACGCCGCTGGCAAGAAGTTTctgtgacaaagaaaaaacgcagcaaaataaataagagaacGTATAGACAGCCAGATCCACATACTACACAATTACTAATAAGGAGGACTTACTGCAATCTTCTCATCATGAAACTCATCAATTTTGTCCTTTGTGTATTGTGAGGATTTCTGAAAGGAAGAGGgaagacatttaaatatgatGTAAAAAGTATCCACAACACCAGAACAGAGTCGATGTGGTGACAGATTGTTGATGGTTAACAGATGCGTGATTGATGTAGGAGTTAAATATCACCAGAGTGTGGttagaagaacaagaagaagaagataacAGTATTATAGAAAAAATCGTCAGTTTGGCCTCAATTGCCACATTGTTTAAAATCATGCAAGCCACATCATGTttagattaataaataaattccaACAGTCAAAACCTATTGGAAATTCAAGAgatgctaaaaaataaatacaaatcaccTTTCATTATTAATCAATAACCAACAGCTGTAGGTTACATGTCATACTTCATTAATTGTCTCTGAGTATCTCAACCCTACATGTTGTATATCATGAATCTCTGTCTTATTGGAACCCTACAGTGACACCAccacaacagcaacaacaacaaacgtGCAGCGACAGATCTGCTGCTCTACCTTATCGGGGACAGGCATCTTCTTGTAGGCTTCAGggtcattttcatcatattcCTCTGGCTTCTTTAGCCTTGGTATCTTTATAGTTCTGAGCAGTAAAAGAAAGGAGACAGATATTTAATAAGCCAATCATTATGCTTATGACGATACAACACACCGCGTCATAGGGTTTCACTCTCATATAATAACAGAACTAATTCAAACACACTCAAGATTCAAGTTTAGAGATACCTTAATACATTCataataaacaaaactaaatcaaacatAGCTGGTTTATGAAAGGCAGCACTGTAGACaattttttagaaaatgttaagCGTTACAATGATGGAATAACGTAGTGTTTACTGTAGGTCATGTTGGAAGAGGAACAAAAGGACTAGACAAAGATTTACTAAACACATCATAAACATAGACTGCATCGTAACAATTCTGCCTCAGGAAGAGGCTAAATTCAGCAGTATAACAATCACATTGGCACATAAAAACATGCTGCTAAATTTGGCCGAACTCACCTTTTTTGACGAACCATGATGGAAACGATAAACTGTTAGCTGCACGTTAGCAGACCAACAGGACGTTGCCGTTACAATGATAAAGATGCAATGCTTTCAAACGGCAATGCTGACAGCTTGagaataacacaaaaataaaactattaaataTCCAGTTGTTTAGCGTTTCATCGACACATTTCCACTCTCGTTGCCATGTGCTTCCGTGATTTCTTCCTCTACTTTACTTTAGATGACGGTCTCCACAGTGACGTGAAGTTTGCACATTGCCCCCTACTGTAAGGGAGGGTTAAATACCTATTTTATTTAGTCGTGTTTGAGTATTAAATGACTTGTTTACGGGTTTGGATCAAATAAATTCAGCCTACACGCAATATGGGTGTATAAAGGACTGTGTTGGCACTGGATGGGGAGTCTGGTTTTGTTGCAGAGACGGTAACAGCTCTAGTATATGTATTCTGTCTCTAGGTTTGTTGCTAAAATCGCCTATTATGTGgtcaaatactgccatctagtggccaagttagATATCGGTTTTAATTTAGTCAGTAAGTTAcgttcagtgtggttagtgtgcAAACGGTAAACGAGGGAGAAAgacgtgctgtttctgttgctcgCAATGCACTCGATACAGGACAATCTGTAAGTAGTCATTTTGTAACTAGGTCAACTATATGTGCTTGGGTTAATTTTagcatatatattcatgtttgtaatgtgtaaagagtaattgtgcatttatgaaacaacatgttgtgctagctagcaattCGGTGGAGCTTAGCATTGAACTGGTCCTTTGTTGTAGCATAAATTAGATAGCGTAATGCTAGAGTAGGTTAACAATGCAAGTAGAttgaaaacagatctttattttgtatttttgtattttttgcagtttcacaagaatactgtgtcaagtaaacgctctgaaagcctcttcagactccttggatcagtttgtttaactcgctgtctaggctgtgtagcaccacacatagctgagggcagaagagTGAAAAGATTAGTCAACACATCAAGTTATTCACCAAGAGCTACATCTCTAACCAGTCAAGATGTCAGATGCACATAACACCCCTCCCGTCTCCCAAATGGAAGTTAGATCAAAGTGTGGATCAGCAAAAACGTCAGCTTCACACCGGTCAAGCAAGTCAAGTGCTAGCATGGCTGCAGTCCGAGCACGGGCTGTAGCTGAAGCTGCCCGCGCCAAAGCCGAGTTTGCCAAACGCCAAATCGATATGGAGGTCGAGAAGGCACGGATTGAAGCAAGGCTGAATGCTCTAAAGCAGGAGGGTGAGGCTGAAGCAGCCCTCGCTGCAGCAAGAGTCCTTGAGGCGGCAGCTGAAGGCCCAGATGACCGTGAGTTGACCACTCCAGCTATCCCAGTAACAACGCATGATCCAGTCAAACGCGTTGCAGAATACATCAAAACTCACTTTAAAGATGAGCCTGAACCTGAGATGGAAGAAAGGCCTCAGCGAGAATCTCAGCCTAGGTACAGTGTGCCACCACCAGTCACTCAGTACACACCTGGGTGGGCTACAGGGACCCCAGCTGGATGGCATCCTCATCGAGCCCCACCTGTCTTTAACATAGGTACCAGAacagacaacacacattcacaaagcaGATCAATGTCCAGAACAACAGAATTCTCAGATCTCGCCACTTACCTTGCACGCCGTGATCTTCTAACCACTGGGTTCAAGGTCTTTGACAACAAACCAGAGACTTATTTGTCCTGGAAGTCTATGTTTTGCAATGGCATCGAAGGACTAAACCTCAAAGCCAGCGAGGAGCTCAATCTACTCACAAAATGGCTGGACGGGGAGTCGCTTCAACATGCCCTGAGGATTAGAGCAGTTCATGTGAACAATCCAGAGACAGGCCTCTGGCGTCTGTGGCAGCGGCTGGACAAGAATTACGGTTCATCAGAAGCCATTGAGGCGTCCCTGTTTAAGCGTCTGGAAAGTTTCCCCCGGATCTTCTACAAAGACAACCACCTGCTGCAAGAACTCGCTGACCTCCTTCTTGAGCTACAAGCAGCGAAGAACGAAGGCTATCTACCAGGCCTCAGTTTTCTTGATACGTCGAGAGGAATAAACCCCATAGTTGAAAAGCTACCGAATAATCTCCAAGAGGCTTGGATCAAGCAAGGATCAAGATATAAGAAAGAACATAATGCTTTATATCCacccttttcttattttgtcgaGTTTCTGAACAgtcatgctgaaatgaaaacagacccCAGCTTTATGCTTCAAGGCTACAACACGCCACATCCCAAAgcagaaaaagcacaagagaAGCAGACAAAGATTAGAACACCCatcacagcaaacaaaacagaaatcgaCACGCCTGATGCAAATGCTTATACACCACCTCTTGATCCAGATAAACAATGTCCCATTCACAAGAAGCCACATTCTCTTGCTAAATGTCGGGGCTTTAGAATGAAGACATTGGACGAGAGAAAAGGTTTACTCAAAGAGCATTCCATCTGCTACAAATGTTGCATATCTACAAGGCACAGGGCAAAAGACTGCAAAGCAGTGATTCACTGTTCAGAGTGCAACAGCAACAGTCACGTGTCAGCACTGCATGCTGGCCCACTGCCCTGGTCAGTCAAAGATCCAAAGACACCTACAGAGGGTCAAGGCGGGGAGCCAGACAACCCACACTACATTGAAACCTCCTCCAGTTGCACAGAGGTATGTGGAAAGGGGCTACAGGGAAAGTCATGCTCGAAGATTTGCCTGGTCTATGTTTATCCAACCAAGTTccctgaaaagaagaagaaaatgtatgcaatgttaGATGACCAGAGCAATGTATCACTGGCAAGGTCTTCCTTTTTTGATATGTTTGACGTACAAAGTGAAGCTCTACCATATACAATGAAGACATGCTCTGGCATAACGAACACCAGcggaagaagagtcaacggcttCATCATTGAGGGGATGGATGGGAAAGCACCTATGCCATTACCGACACTCACTGAATGTAACCAGATTCCGGATAATAGGAGAGAAATACCTACGcctgaggctgcagctcatCACCCTCATCTGAAGCCCATCGCGTCTCTGATACCTCCACTGGATCCCTCTGCAgagatccttctcctcctagGCAGGGATATCATCAGGGCACACAAGGTACGCAGTCAGGTGAACGGCCCACATGATGCACCTTACGCTCAATGTCTTGATCTGGGGTGGGTGATCATAGGGGACGTTTGCCTCAGAGGAGCTCACAAACCCACTGTGAGTTCTTTCAAGACCAACATACTTGAAAATGGGCGACCCAGTTTCCTCACCCCCTGTGAGAGCAGAATTCACATCAGGGAGAGGTACACAGACACCTGCCCCCTAGGTGAAAAGACGCAGACTAAGGAGGATGTAGGCAAACTCATATTCAAGCAAACAGCCGATGATGACAAGCTGGCACTTTCTGTAGAAGACCAGACATTTCTGGATATCATGAACAGAGAATTCCACAAAGACAAGGCCAATAGCTGGATGGCTCCACTCCCCTTTCGTTCCACTCGACAGCGCCTGCCCAACAACAGAGGTCAAGCCGTCCATCGTCTAATGTCCCTCCGTCGGACGCTGAAAAAGAACACAGAGATGAAAGATCATTATGTGGAGTTTATGGAGAAGATGTTTAAGAAGAACCATGCAGAACGCGCTCCTCCCATTAGTGCTGATCAAGAATGCTGGTATCTCCCGAGCTTTGGCATTTACCATCCACAAAAGCCTGGAAAAATCAGGATAGTCTTCGACTCCAGTGCTCAATGCAATAACGTATCCCTTAATGATGTGCTGCTCAAGGGCCCAGATCTCAACAACACCTTGGTCGGTGTGCTCATCCGATTCAGACGCGAACCTTATGCAGTGATGGCAGATGTTGAGCAAATGTTCCACAATTTCATTGTCAACGAGGAACACCGGGATTACCTTCGGTTCTTGTGGTTTCAGAACCACGACCTGGATGGAGACATTGCAGAGTTTCGAATGAGGGTCCATGTATTTGGAAATTGTCCATCACCATCAGTCGCCATCTATGGGCTAAAAAGGGCTGCCATCGAAGGCGAGGAAGACTATGGGAGTGATGCAAGGATGTTCATCGAACGCCATTTTTATGTGGATGATGGATTGAAATCCTTCTCTTCAGAGACTGAGGCTATTGATGTGCTGCGCAGAACCCAGAAAATGCTGGCACAATCAAATATACGCCTGCACAAGATCTCATCCAACAGTTCGACTATCACAAGCGCCTTTCCAGATGAAGATCTGGCCACCGGACTACAGGGCCTGGGTCTTGGACAAAGCACACCATCTATGCAGCGTACCCTAGGATTAGGATGGGACTTGTCCACAGACCTGTTCATGTTTCAGGTGACCACCAATGAGAAGCCATTTACAAAGCGTGGAGTGCTATCAGTCATCAACAGCCTGTTCGACCCCCTCGGCTTTGCGGTGCCTGTCAGCATTGAAGGTCGTGTCATTCTGAGAGACATCTCTTCTGATGTCTGTGACTGGGACGAACAGCTGCCAGAAGAGAAGCAAGGTATGTGGGAAAGATGGAAAGATTCTTTAAAGCACTTACAGCAGCTTAGCATCCCAAGGATGTACACCTCAATCCCTTCGTCCGCAGCACAGAGGAAAGAGGTAATCATTTTCTGTGATGCATCCATAAAAGCAGTGGGTGCTGTTGCTTATTTGAAGCTTACCAACGCTGATGGTGACAGTGAAGCGGGCTTCCTCTTCGGTAGAGCGAAACTCGCTCCAAAACCAGACATCACCATCCCGAGACTGGAGCTCTGCGCTGCAGTGCTGGCTGTGGAAGTAGCAGAATTAGTTCAAGAAGAGCTAGACATTGATTTGGATGAAGTGAACTTCTTTACAGACTCAAAAGTGGTGCTGGGCTACATCTCTAATGAGAAGAGACGGTTTTATGTCTATGTCCATAACCGAGTAGAACGTATCAGGCGATCCACACAGGTGCATCAGTGGCATTTTGTGCCAACTCGTCTGAATCCAGCTGATCATGCCACGAGAGCACTACCTGCTGAACAGCTCTCACTCTCTACATGGCTGAGTGGACCTGCTTTCCTCACAAGCCCGAGGCAAAGTCAAAGACAGGGGGAGCCCTTCAGCCTTGTCGAACCCGACGTGGATCCAGAACTGCGGCCAGAGGTCGTGACCTGTACTACCACTCTGTCAGAAGGTAAACTAGGAAGTGCTAGATTTGAAAGATTTTCTAGTTGGAACATTCTGCTAAAAGCCATTGCTAGACTGCAACACATTGCCAAGTGCTTCAAAGACAGGCAAGAGAATGTCTGTCACGGCTGGCATGAATGTAGCTTGAAGTTTGGTGAAGAACAGTTTCATCGGCAAATTCACAGTCATCGCGCCGTTCATGAGAGATATAATcatgatgatttaaaaaaattgttTGATTAGCGCATGAGCTGTGAGAAAGCTAAATCCTGGCGTTAATCAAATCTCCTGTCAATTTGGCAAGTGATTTTATATTTAGCTTCGTTCTAACATGTACCGCTCAGCTGACTTTTGGATTGTAAACACAATCTTTTTGTCAGGAATATTACCATGAAACCAAATAGTAATTCCAGAAATATTGGTGGGCATAAAGATGCATTTACTGGGGCCGGTTAGAGAGCTCTGCTGGGATTTTGGATTGTGAGGAAAGACGACAAGTTGCAGTTAAAAGCCTTCTTCAAAGTAGCTAAACTTCGCAGATATAGATTGGCCACTCTTTTTCCTAGACAGCTCTCCATgtgtccctcctcctctctgccctaGGATCAGACTACCGTTCAGCCCTCACTTCACCTAAATGATGATCTGGAATGTGTTCTGGGATTGGACATTTCATTTAAGAAGACAAATCAAGAAACACACAGCCATCATAATAGATTCCGATCGCTTCATTTCGCCTGCAAGAGTTATCTgtgacaaagaaaatgaaatatagaATTATAATGGACATACAGCCAATACATTATAAATTACTAATAGAGCGACTTACTGCAATCAGTCTCTCGAAACTCTCAATTTGATTTTGGGTAATGGGGTTtctgaaggagaggaaagactTTAAATTATGATGTCAAAAAGTATGCCCACAAACACCGAACTATCTGATGGTACGGTGCAGATGGTGTTTAATCCCAATGCGTCCACATGGCATCTGGAAGATGATGTTAAGCTCACCGATCCTGGAGCGATGCACTGAACATGAGGATGCAAAGATAACATGAGGTTATAAAAAATCCATTTCCCAATTGCTGAATAATCAGCAAAGCGACGCATGAgacttaaaaacatttccaaatcaGACACCTATTGGAATTCACCGAGtgctcaaaaataataaatcactcATATCAACAAAACCAACAGTGAAAGGTTCCCCAGCAGTCTGTCTATTGTCTCTGCAGTATCAACCCTACATGGTATCATAATCTCTGCATGATGCCCTAAGTACACACACAACGGGCAACACAAGAACGGGGATAGCGCCCAGATCCTGACCTTTACGGGGACAGGCATTTTCTGAAGGTGGTCAGGGAATTTTGCATCATATCCATCGGCTTCGCCGTAACACTTTTTTCTGAGAGATAGACAGGTCAGGAAATATTAATGCCAATCATTATGTAAGGCGAACACACA
It includes:
- the ppcs gene encoding phosphopantothenate--cysteine ligase, with the translated sequence MARPRVSSIDGKLASEFAVPCHVDEVKEKMTAFASHHAAAGRRVVLITSGGTKVPLESRTVRFLDNFSSGRRGASSAEYFMDSGYAVIFLHRHRSLYPYARMFSTINMLDALKFRGEEEASSGEVVVNQQVLPNIAKALKRYQEVKESKLILPIEFSTLSEYLHLLKAAAQALSTIGSMAMFYLAAAVSDFYIPASEMPEHKIQSSNGPLQLSLNMVPKILSPLVKDWAPQAFVISFKLETDASILLDKARRALDTYRHQAVVANVLDSRRGYVVVVTPETQAELILSEEDAKNEVEIEERIVSNLTSAHDKFITQLGG
- the utp3 gene encoding something about silencing protein 10: MVRQKRTIKIPRLKKPEEYDENDPEAYKKMPVPDKKSSQYTKDKIDEFHDEKIAKLLASGVQMESDQEELDDEEEVMALDDSESDDEEGEEEEEGTDMESDLEEKKEDELPNEMAWGAKKKMFYDSDYGATKGKKQDELEAEEQEEEEEAKNIQKRLAANLSEEDYDLNFFQGFAVEEKDENKTVEKQERIVKDLKQMSQKEKMKLLKKESPELLELIQDFKAKLNELKDELQPLVQMVKDGKIPPGKGAEYLKTKQQLYLNYCTNISFYMVLKAKRIPAHNHPVIERLLTYRNLINELSSVDARLAPQFRQLLAGEEKDHSSRPPQGKKAKVSNKNEKDSEETMPEVEDSDSDLDEEAALRFYRDVEERSKLKRKVDDPETEKLEDNGNVEEDPDAKRGITYQMAKNKGLTPKRKKIDRNPRVKHREKFRRAKIRRKGQVRDVRREETRYSGERSGIRAGVKKSVKLK